A section of the Triticum dicoccoides isolate Atlit2015 ecotype Zavitan chromosome 7A, WEW_v2.0, whole genome shotgun sequence genome encodes:
- the LOC119333809 gene encoding uncharacterized protein LOC119333809: protein MALSLTTEGYSVCAHVVLAVPEGATGGFLSLEAPEDTKVWGLLPANATKATRGNGIVALAVPEGASGGWGLLPANATKTSRGVLALAVPPGNATKTTRGNGVVAFAWPEEGANRWSGWGPLPEGAPAEDVKAFYAQDFINRVDKIGTINSYALFGHADILEVAAEAAGRCIQVVDLLQPVLVDEFASRPRALGVTTTLSVGLLEHCRIVLSECEEGYVREHPLREAFYGLNALNRRGYPKPALVTASRTEADKVAYFKHLADEFKELALEVEASDSGKSARWFHQPVKMRFDD from the exons ATGGCGTTGAGTTTGACGACAGAAGGGTACTCGGTATG CGCTCACGTGGTGCTCGCGGTGCCGGAGGGCGCCACGGGCGGCTTCCTCTCCTTGGAGGCGCCGGAGGACACCAAGGTCTGGGGCCTCCTCCCGGCCAACGCCACCAAGGCCACGCGCGGGAACGGCATCGTCGCGCTCGCGGTGCCGGAGGGCGCTTCGGGCGGCTGGGGCCTCCTCCCGGCCAACGCCACCAAGACCTCGCGCGGCGTCCTGGCGCTCGCGGTGCCGCCGGGCAACGCAACCAAGACCACCCGAGGGAACGGCGTCGTGGCGTTCGCGTGGCCGGAGGAGGGCGCCAACCGCTGGAGCGGCTGGGGACCCCTCCCGGAGGGCGCGCCGGCGGAAGATGTCAAGGCCTTCTACGCTCAG GATTTCATCAATCGTGTTGACAAGATTGGCACCATCAATAGCTACGCCCTTTTTGGGCACGCCGACATCCTGGAGGTTGCGGCGGAAGCCGCCGGGAGGTGCATCCAGGTGGTTGACCTACTTCAACCAGTGCTGGTGGATGAGTTCGCGAGCCGCCCTCGAGCATTGGGGGTCACCACAACCCTGAGCGTTGGCCTGCTCGAACATTGCCGGATCGTCTTGTCCGAGTGTGAGGAGGGTTACGTCCGGGAGCATCCGCTGCGCGAAGCCTTTTACGGTCTCAATGCCCTCAATCGAAGGGGCTACCCCAAGCCCGCCCTCGTCACCGCGTCCCGGACAGAGGCGGACAAGGTGGCCTACTTCAAGCATCTGGCGGAtgagttcaaggagctggccctcGAGGTAGAGGCGTCTGACTCTGGCAAGTCGGCTAGGTGGTTCCATCAGCCCGTGAAGATGCGGTTCGACGACTAG